From Dreissena polymorpha isolate Duluth1 unplaced genomic scaffold, UMN_Dpol_1.0 chrUn007, whole genome shotgun sequence, the proteins below share one genomic window:
- the LOC127863388 gene encoding uncharacterized protein LOC127863388 → MATITRSSVYKGSDIMLDYSCMPCEEKGFSKEAEVYCEKCTTFYCGSCLNLHNQLYKTHTRYERSDMKDWPLAMATRDCVEKCEVHMDEKLKLFCEDHEKLCCNTCISLNHRQCAKVSLITDLVNITSPGDLQQLFDDIKTIKQELKELRKSREENIASLQDSLKKSKQCITDVRDKINAALDELEKMTMAELDFSFANLKTDFKKDVDNCNKLYEELKGFRDTIHEIGVNNNELVFVANQKWLEKKKQSESYIQELSGKPGISLSLQVNTNIEKYLSELHGLGIIIHTDLVTSYRALSVIGKTEFSVHSNDDTYLCSISGVCFLPDSQIVLTDYSNASLKLLNQKYEVISRTPLVTHAHDICHVCPSEVAITLNKQATHEVQLFTVDKGRLIKGRTYRLEHQCIGISHLLGELYITSGSALYKYSLRGELIKKLYEDISHEYSVLKCALSHNGDRIFVTDRGNNKLLTLAKDGDVLFTFSDPDMQVPWNVHVSAAGHILVCGYESRTVIQVDSRGRRKIATLARDEDGLIEPKSVFYNTYTNSVIVGQSNNLKIIVFDVK, encoded by the exons atggcaACAATTACTCGGTCATCAGTGTATAAAGGATCGGATATCATGCTGGATTATTCTTGCATGCCCTGTGAAGAAAAAGGTTTTTCAAAAGAGGCGGAAGTATATTGTGAAAAATGCACAACATTTTACTGTGGATcgtgtttaaacttgcacaatcaGTTGTATAAAACACACACGAGGTATGAAAGATCCGATATGAAAGATTGGCCACTAGCTATGGCTACACGAGATTGTGTAGAGAAGTGTGAAGTACACATGGACGAGAAATTGAAACTTTTTTGTGAGGACCACGAAAAGCTCTGTTGCAACACTTGCATATCGCTGAACCATCG TCAGTGCGCTAAGGTGTCTCTCATAACAGATTTAGTAAATATCACTTCACCTGGAGACCTTCAACAACTTTTTGATGACATCAAGACGATAAAGCAAGAACTGAAAGAGCTACGAAAGAGTCGAGAAGAGAACATTGCGTCATTGCAAGATTCATTGAAGAAAAGCAAACAATGCATAACAGATGTGCGTGACAAAATTAACGCTGCATTAGATGAGCTTGAGAAAATGACAATGGCAGAACTGGATTTTTCATTTGCAAACCTCAAGACAGACTTTAAAAAAGATGTTGACAACTGCAATAAGCTGTATGAGGAGTTGAAAGGTTTCAGAGATACAATTCATGAAATAGGCGTAAACAATAATGAACTCGTCTTCGTAGCAAATCAAAAATGGTTGGAAAAGAAAAAACAATCGGAATCTTATATACAAGAACTTTCCGGAAAACCTGGTATTTCATTATCGCTTCAGGTCAACactaatattgaaaaatatttgtcGGAACTACATGGTTTGGGCATAATAATACACACAGATTTGGTTACTTCATATCGTGCATTATCTGTGATTGGTAAGACtgagttcagtgtacattcaaaTGACGATACCTATTTGTGCAGCATTTCAGGGGTATGTTTTCTTCCTGATAGTCAAATCGTCTTAACGGACTATTCGAATGCTTCGCTGAAACTGTTGAACCAGAAATATGAAGTCATCAGCAGAACTCCCCTGGTTACACATGCGCACGACATATGCCATGTTTGTCCATCAGAGGTGGCGATTACTCTTAATAAGCAAGCTACACACGAGGTGCAATTGTTTACAGTGGATAAAGGGAGACTGATCAAAGGCAGGACTTATCGGCTTGAGCATCAATGTATCGGAATTAGCCATCTACTGGGTGAGCTGTACATCACTTCGGGGTCTGCGCTGTACAAATACAGTCTGAGGGGGGAACTTATAAAGAAATTGTATGAAGATATATCTCATGAATATTCAG TGTTGAAGTGTGCATTGAGTCATAACGGCGACAGGATCTTCGTCACCGATCGTGGTAATAACAAGCTGCTTACACTTGCCAAGGATGGGGACGTTCTCTTCACGTTCTCTGATCCAGACATGCAAGTCCCATGGAATGTACACGTCTCAGCTGCGGGGCACATTCTCGTCTGTGGATATGAATCACGCACTGTTATACAGGTTGATAGCAGGGGGAGGAGAAAGATTGCCACTCTTGCTCGAGATGAGGATGGATTGATTGAACCAAAATCAGTGTTTTACAACACATATACAAACTCTGTCATAGTTGGGCAATCGAATaatcttaaaataattgtatttgatgttaaataa